One genomic region from Henningerozyma blattae CBS 6284 chromosome 2, complete genome encodes:
- the RRG7 gene encoding Rrg7p (similar to Saccharomyces cerevisiae YOR305W; ancestral locus Anc_8.782), translating to MLTLYFKPFISRRLYSSLSPNYNAIILKFIEENKATSTSTVFQGTLYEYTVMRELSNKLLMKDLNKIGGAGDKGIDIVGSWPIYPIYEKMNPIFKLSEDKILKRTKINGAFVKPLRNKLEEENANMKPINIAVQCKAFRTSKVSPRDLRELVGTYTSLFANPSGKYNKAPIIIFMCSPNLLTKDGINLINSVSIPLIYLRVNMIPSLGNQYIYNETTLQEQGHIVNYYENLHASKLLQSCGIKEWLNLRAYD from the coding sequence atgCTTACTTTATATTTCAAGCCATTTATCTCAAGAAGGCTATATTCTTCTTTGAGCCCAAATTACAATGCTATAAttcttaaatttattgagGAAAACAAAGCAACATCTACGTCCACTGTATTCCAAGGTACTCTATATGAATATACTGTAATGAgagaattatcaaataaattgcTAATGAAAGATCTTAACAAGATAGGTGGAGCTGGTGACAAAGGTATTGATATTGTTGGAAGTTGGCCAATTTATCcaatatatgaaaaaatgaatccaatctttaaattatcagaAGATAAAATCCTTAAGCGAACGAAGATTAATGGAGCATTTGTAAAACCGCTgagaaataaattagaagaagagAATGCCAACATGAAGCCTATCAATATTGCAGTACAATGTAAAGCTTTCCGTACATCAAAAGTTTCTCCACGAGATTTGAGAGAATTAGTAGGAACGTACACTTCATTATTTGCAAATCCTTCtggaaaatataataaggctcctataataattttcatgTGTTCACCAAATTTACTCACAAAAGATGGgataaatttgattaatAGTGTCTCAATACCGTTAATATACCTCCGTGTAAATATGATCCCCTCTCTCGGTAACCAGTATATTTATAACGAAACAACTTTGCAAGAGCAAGGCCATATCGTTAATTATTACGAAAATCTTCATGCATCTAAGCTACTTCAATCATGTGGCATTAAAGAATGGTTAAATTTGCGAGCTTATGATTGA
- the RNT1 gene encoding ribonuclease III (similar to Saccharomyces cerevisiae RNT1 (YMR239C); ancestral locus Anc_8.779) gives MSKKVSKAGKGKRRYTEVEDQEVSYPSKKAITAITRKDAQEELKSTTSIQDSLHCYGYARSLQIEHAVTKLVESYQKIIELSPNLKIYKENIENFEKISPEICNFFMRPSLKLAAELKSLHELGKDSVFSQLSSFGETYDSKDTRPVLIGLENSDIETLSDKKLESPDDKTGSDLKAKDEDDEDSYNPEAYQIDKAGSKKKKKKWPPPLPEIENPAIKAKVFIHKSIVKDKLFLLESQMLNAHNERLEWLGDSILNTTISTIIYNKFPNYSEGKLSKLRIMLINNENLREWTYLYGLEKGIKAAKSGEQKNGSLSAKAYADVFEAYIGGLMEDDAQKNLPKIRKWLAKLSKPLIEKVSKTDIELENTDNLNPNAKKELYSLIGYAALKLQYVATKMPSQSQPYSVVECRIGDGTVLGVGVGRNVKLAGIKAAMSVLDNSELIEKYSQLRAAIPRSESSIKDSGEKSKAKISLNENGELFFS, from the coding sequence ATGAGTAAAAAGGTTTCTAAAGCGGGGAAAGGCAAAAGAAGATATACAGAAGTGGAAGACCAGGAGGTCTCATATCCTTCTAAGAAAGCTATCACTGCTATCACTAGGAAAGACGCACAAGAGGAACTAAAATCAACTACTAGCATTCAAGATTCACTTCATTGTTATGGTTATGCTCGATCTTTACAAATAGAACATGCAGTAACCAAATTAGTCGAATcttatcaaaaaataatagaattatcTCCAAACTTGAAAATATACAAGGAAaacattgaaaattttgagAAAATCTCTCCAGAAATTTGTAACTTTTTTATGAGGCCATCATTAAAATTGGCAGctgaattaaaatcattGCATGAACTTGGTAAAGATTCTGTATTTAGTCAATTATCAAGTTTTGGAGAAACATATGATTCAAAGGATACAAGGCCAGTATTGATTGGTTTAGAAAACTCAGATATTGAAACTCTTTCAGATAAGAAATTGGAATCACCTGATGATAAAACGGGAAGTGATTTGAAAGCGAAAGATGAAGACGATGAGGATAGTTATAATCCAGAAGCATACCAGATAGATAAAGCTGGTAgcaagaagaagaagaagaaatggCCACCTCCATTGccagaaattgaaaatccAGCAATTAAAGCTAAAGTTTTTATTCATAAGTCAATTGTTAAGGACaaactatttttattagaaagtCAAATGCTTAATGCGCACAATGAAAGATTAGAATGGTTAGGtgattcaattttaaatacaaCTATATCCACAATTATTTACAATAAATTTCCGAACTATTCAGAAGGAAaactttcaaaattaagaaTAATGTTGATCAATAATGAAAACTTAAGGGAATGGACCTATCTCTATGGACTAGAAAAAGGAATAAAAGCAGCTAAGAGTGGTGAACAGAAAAACGGTTCACTTAGCGCTAAGGCTTATGCAGATGTATTTGAAGCATATATTGGTGGTTTGATGGAAGATGATgcacaaaaaaatttacctAAAATTCGAAAATGGCTAGCAAAATTATCGAAACCATTAATTGAAAAGGTATCCAAAACAGATATCGAATTGGAAAATACTGATAATCTTAATCCAAATGCTAAAAAGGAACTATACTCATTAATTGGTTACGCCGCTCTTAAGTTGCAATATGTAGCAACCAAAATGCCATCACAGAGTCAACCATATTCTGTAGTTGAATGTAGAATTGGGGATGGTACTGTTCTGGGTGTAGGGGTAGGCAGGAATGTTAAACTTGCCGGAATTAAGGCTGCAATGTCTGTTTTGGACAATTCTGAgcttattgaaaaatattcacAACTCAGAGCTGCTATACCAAGATCAGAATCTTCAATCAAGGATAGCGgtgaaaaatcaaaagctaaaatatctttgaaCGAAAATGGGGAGCtgtttttttcataa
- the TBLA0B02880 gene encoding uncharacterized protein gives MKSSYSTTKYLKSSPIKKKGSKPIISKDLQIINMKYQLTTHGGKPINKEVTKTSTYLNSSLGRTTKCSLTNVSKEVNVLVTKFSGNESSKKLQNALDWTNPNLFDSLYVPYKYSVEQDYLYNNAFIGDDDSNNVPDIYETACIYDGFNSNNSTVINNKEEVKRNPRNIKDSKDTDADSAKQKLIGISNLQLLAEFSSVQKIYSKKINFTETNVLLDNHKNITLNELFYPQKNICFEHLLNIKLIPQDVLAERARRTKYTFEPRRDR, from the coding sequence atgaAATCTAGTTATTCTACTACCAAATATCTCAAATCGTCtccaataaaaaaaaaaggttcAAAACCTATTATATCTAAAGACTTGcaaatcattaatatgAAATACCAATTAACTACACATGGTGGTAAACCTATAAATAAGGAGGTTACCAAGACTTCTacttatttaaattcaagTTTAGGACGAACTACCAAGTGTTCTTTGACTAATGTCTCTAAAGAAGTTAATGTCCTAGTAACAAAATTCTCTGGAAATGAAAGTAGTAAAAAACTTCAGAACGCTTTAGATTGGACCAATCCTAACTTATTTGATTCACTGTATGTACCTTACAAATATTCAGTTGAGCAAGattatttgtataataatGCTTTTATTGGAGATGatgattctaataatgTCCCAGATATCTATGAGACTGCTTGTATCTACGATGGCTtcaatagtaataatagtacTGTGATAAACAATAAAGAGGAAGTGAAAAGAAAtccaagaaatattaaagactCCAAAGATACAGATGCCGATAGTGccaaacaaaaattaattggtATCTCAAATCTACAACTATTAGCTGAATTTTCCAGCGTccagaaaatatatagtaagAAGATTAATTTTACAGAAACCAATGTTTTGTTAGATAAccataaaaatattacacttaatgaattattttacCCGCAAAAGAATATATGCTTTGAACACCTTCTGAATATTAAGCTTATCCCACAAGATGTTTTAGCAGAACGAGCTAGAAGAACAAAATACACGTTTGAACCACGACGTGATCGTTAA
- the YKU70 gene encoding ATP-dependent DNA helicase YKU70 (similar to Saccharomyces cerevisiae YKU70 (YMR284W); ancestral locus Anc_8.849), translating to MSFFSNNSNHLMDDNDASRNASYKKFHIHEGIIFCVELSSEMFENLPELKGKSQLLEILESLSDLFEQLIISRPNTAIGFYLFHHTSDSVEKNKFGIYEFFQLSDINVKTMKKVTDLLEDLSHDRKKLEDIFKFDNSRPTKLEDIFNVVQEQFLNFDSLHHSKGFNIKKVFLFTNNDKPIESENNETRKKLRRMVNDLNESEIFFSTFFINKPDSQFDDTFYSDILKLPINDDTSEIDVEDYYDDAGENGNHYLLINDLKDTSKSKTTDRKINPSLRRFCRPNTKPIEASNIKQRILRKQEIRRVRFQCPLILDEASNFIIGITGYNIFSIEKPGTRYKLVYEHENVRKEAFSRRKFLDPNTGEELKDEDFQKVYKYGDINIELSDEATQNIKNEYMENRPFMKLLGFRSKDISLKYYNNIDKASFVVPDESSYEGSIKTMASLFRTLHKKKKVAIVWGVSSSGGHPTIHILSPSNENEHNEGLYLFQVPFLDEIRRFPALTSYSPGTNKNISEYEKMKKLTEYILGTLDLRKGYRPSSYRNPALQKYYKILHDYLLQIEDTSLTDTPQEVLEREVYEDDTLYRLDKLRKRIIQSSQAPELYNQRLSKFIEHWNRVFKKINEDAQMDIEPTPVTLKKRKQKEKLALNL from the coding sequence ATGAGTTTCTTCTCCAATAATTCCAATCATCTAAtggatgataatgatgcaTCTAGGAACGCCtcatataaaaaattccatATTCATGAAGGGATCATATTTTGTGTAGAGTTATCATCTGAAatgtttgaaaatttaCCAGAATTAAAGGGCAAATCacaattattagaaatcCTTGAGTCTTTATCTGATTTATTCGAACAGTTAATTATTAGTAGACCCAATACGGCTATCggtttttatttgtttcaCCATACTAGCGATTCTGtagaaaagaataaatttggTATCTAtgaatttttccaattgaGTGATATTAACGTAAAGACAATGAAAAAAGTGACAGATTTATTGGAAGATTTAAGCCATgacagaaaaaaattggaagatattttcaaatttgataattctaGACCAACTAAACTGGAAGATATTTTCAATGTAGTCCAAGAAcagtttttaaattttgatagtTTACATCATTCAAAGGGTTTCAACATTAAAAAGGTGTTTTTGtttacaaataatgataaaccAATTGAatcagaaaataatgaaacaagaaaaaaattaagacGTATGGTGAATGATTTGAATGAAagtgaaatatttttttctaccTTCTTTATAAACAAACCGGATTCACAATTCGATGATACTTTTTATTctgatatattaaaattaccAATAAATGATGATACTTCTGAAATCGATGTTGAAGATTATTATGATGACGCTGGAGAGAATGGAAATCATTATCTCCTAATTAACGACCTTAAGGACACTAGTAAATCTAAAACTACAGATAGGAAAATTAATCCATCTTTAAGAAGGTTCTGTAGACCAAATACAAAACCAATTGAAGCAAGTAATATTAAGCAAAGAATTTTAAGGAAACAGGAAATAAGGAGAGTTAGATTCCAATGCCCATTAATATTGGATGAAGCatcaaattttatcattggAATAACAGgttacaatatttttagtattGAAAAACCGGGAACAAGATACAAGCTAGTATATGAACATGAAAATGTTAGAAAAGAAGCTTTTTCGAGAAGGAAATTTTTAGATCCTAATACTGGcgaagaattaaaagacGAAGACTTTCAAAAAGTATATAAGTATGGTGATATAAACATAGAATTATCTGATGAAGCTAcccaaaatattaaaaatgaatacaTGGAAAATAGACCCtttatgaaattattagGCTTTCGATCTAAAGATATCTCATTAAAGTAttacaataatattgataaagcTTCCTTCGTTGTTCCTGATGAATCAAGCTACGAAGGTTCAATCAAGACAATGGCTTCCTTATTTAGAACTCtgcataaaaaaaagaaagttgCGATAGTATGGGGAGTGTCAAGTTCAGGGGGTCACCCCACCATACATATACTATCTCCgtctaatgaaaatgagcACAATGAAGGACTTTATCTCTTTCAAGTTCCATTTTTAGATGAAATAAGAAGATTTCCAGCCTTAACAAGCTATAGTCCTGgaacaaacaaaaatatatctgaATAcgaaaaaatgaaaaaactCACTGAGTATATTTTAGGAACATTAGATTTGCGTAAAGGGTACAGACCGTCTAGTTATAGAAATCCAGctttacaaaaatattacaagatTTTACATGATTACTTATTGCAAATCGAAGACACTTCATTAACTGATACACCACAGGAGGTATTAGAAAGAGAAGTTTATGAAGATGATACCTTGTATCGTTTAGATAAGTTACGGAAGAGAATCATCCAATCTTCACAAGCTCCTGAATTATATAACCAAAGATTGAGTAAATTCATTGAACATTGGAATAGGGttttcaagaaaataaacGAGGATGCACAAATGGATATTGAACCAACACCCGTAACTCTTAAAAAGAggaaacaaaaagaaaaactaGCATTAAATCTTTGA
- the NGL2 gene encoding RNA exonuclease (similar to Saccharomyces cerevisiae NGL3 (YML118W) and NGL2 (YMR285C); ancestral locus Anc_8.850), protein MTQVDVVVETPVETVENSLSVKDSTLVQSQLNDSSNDLVTNTKNNKQNKKSKKKNERQKKIDISPEHIAQVRAKREAARKAKRDALLAQGIDPDCPKELQFIKRPILQMHENEPVKGFKFSLMTYNCLAQALIRRKLFPEGGDALKWHRRSKVLLNEFKHYNPDIICLQEIDHVQYQSFWKEEFSKLGYECQFYKKPSKNHGVSVVWKKELFEMTDRMLVDYDKELSGDIEPRTTTNNIALLLSLKFSKKVTERFPKNINKTGILIGTTHLFWHPFGTYERTRQCYIILNKMKEFIDRVNILQNNGDKDFSHWYPFFCGDFNSQPFDSPYLSMTSKPIKYSGRSKTVIECSTSFKFSKKRDGEEGDDEEGGNIEKFGKDQPQHPVPDDYQANDEQKLLVTKMQELHNSLDMRAISLYSAGYSKVHPENSGIDNERNEPEISNWAHIWRGLLDYLFYIKSWDFTPNKEIDSLEDFERENDIKIRGYLRMPPAKELPSHGQPFEGEYPSDHLCMLCEVELCL, encoded by the coding sequence ATGACACAAGTAGATGTAGTAGTAGAAACTCCAGTTGAAACTGTTGAAAATTCACTAAGTGTTAAAGATTCTACTCTAGTACAATCTCAACTTAATGATTCTTCTAATGACCTTGTCACCAATACTAAGAAcaataaacaaaataaaaaatcaaagaagaagaatgaAAGACAGAAGAAAATAGATATCTCTCCAGAACATATTGCTCAAGTTCGAGCTAAGAGAGAAGCTGCTAGGAAAGCTAAGAGAGACGCTTTATTGGCACAAGGTATTGACCCAGACTGTCCCAAGGAAttacaatttattaaaaggCCTATCTTGCAAATGCATGAAAATGAGCCAGTTAAAGGCTTTAAATTTAGTTTAATGACATATAACTGTTTGGCTCAAGCTTTAATTcgaagaaaattatttcccGAAGGTGGTGATGCATTAAAATGGCATAGGAGATcaaaagtattattaaatgaattcaAACATTATAATCCAGATATTATATGTTTACAAGAAATAGATCATGTTCAATATCAATCGTTTTGGAAAGAAGAATTTTCAAAGCTTGGATATGAATGTCAATTTTACAAGAAACCATCAAAAAATCACGGTGTGTCAGTAGTCTGGAAAAaggaattatttgaaatgaCTGATAGAATGTTAGTGGATTATGATAAGGAACTTTCAGGTGATATTGAACCAAGAACAACTACTAACAACATtgctttattattatcgttaaaattttccaaaaaagTTACAGAAAGATTTCCTAAAAACATAAACAAGACGGGTATTTTAATAGGTACTACTCATTTATTCTGGCATCCATTTGGTACTTATGAAAGAACTAGACAATGTTATATTATTCTAAACAAAATGAAGGAATTTATTGATAGAGTAAACATTTTGCAAAATAACGGAGATAAGGACTTCTCACATTGGTATCCATTCTTTTGCGGCGACTTTAATTCCCAACCTTTTGATAGCCCGTATTTATCCATGACCTCCAAGCCAATTAAGTATTCTGGTAGGTCTAAAACTGTCATTGAATGTAGTacatcatttaaattttctaaaaaacGTGATGGTGAAGAAGGTGATGACGAAGAAGGTGGAaacattgaaaaatttggtaAAGACCAACCACAGCACCCTGTACCAGATGATTATCAAGCTAATGATGAACAAAAGTTACTTGTAACCAAGATGCAAGAGCTACACAATTCATTAGATATGAGAGCcatttcattatattcTGCTGGTTATTCTAAAGTTCATCCAGAAAATTCAGGCATTGATAATGAACGTAATGAACCTGAGATCTCTAATTGGGCTCACATATGGAGAGGTTTGttagattatttattttacatAAAAAGTTGGGATTTTACTCCTAATAAGGAGATTGATAGTTTAGAAGATTTTGAAAGggaaaatgatataaaaaTCAGAGGATATTTAAGAATGCCTCCAGCAAAAGAACTTCCATCACATGGTCAACCATTTGAAGGTGAATACCCAAGTGACCATTTGTGTATGCTTTGTGAAGTTGAATTATGCTTATAG
- the MRPL33 gene encoding mitochondrial 54S ribosomal protein uL30m (similar to Saccharomyces cerevisiae MRPL33 (YMR286W); ancestral locus Anc_8.851), which yields MFYKITLQRSLIGLPQKSRSIVKSLGLGKRGSIAYQKISPSTAGAILRVKELVDVELTDKALTKAEVHDSRRSNPGFIIEKRVST from the coding sequence atGTTTTACAAAATCACACTTCAAAGGTCCTTAATAGGTCTACCTCAAAAATCAAGATCTATTGTAAAGTCGTTAGGCTTAGGAAAAAGAGGTTCTATAGCGTATCAGAAGATTTCACCTTCTACTGCAGGTGCCATATTGAGAGTGAAAGAACTTGTAGATGTTGAACTGACAGACAAAGCTTTAACAAAAGCAGAAGTTCATGATTCAAGAAGAAGTAATCCTGGCTTTATAATCGAAAAAAGGGTATCTACTTAG
- the DSS1 gene encoding exoribonuclease II (similar to Saccharomyces cerevisiae DSS1 (YMR287C); ancestral locus Anc_8.853), with amino-acid sequence MVRVSRSLNWHQSNWLLKNYPNSQNTKYDYPSRKAYTPPLHNNVTKHNKLSNEDIEKIKQTFLIRIKELDPSITIKELPEITNEYRKRFLQRFIIPSSKWFNSIEWDSRTITPKFSKYMLNSTFSFDAWYQKIISNSFNLTFTKHSLELDPLNIGDLILLPDSSNLLMCVDIPHNTKDPRYTFASSDGKLFFKTRSNIPLRIPNKLPNYLMDSRLLFTEFDHGNNSIGTIKNTQNIKILLPIIARQLVVRPILNNLNKSANDKLSIILKKLELIHRLIQNGNGPYQISFFKLIKLIDILNLNDFDNSKKFDINLNFSKLLSSNEIESLNSSTEIDASTFLATYWAIRLQQQDFLWGKIQVNKALLSPISVTVLPLVLYHNYYNNFLQRSNNAIKNGKSLLDSFIDDINNQSTTNTTNNNNNTTIITTTTTNNNKLDSSKNISQNYPEFINIFQNYCAGNFDDNSKIIALISKILRRLTKFKDSDLTKDTCKELLDLCTSKGTSKGTSGDASGDASRNTSKDSSQGTSKDTPNGINNQDPQFNLLHNNIEIALPNSSKLTKDQTLFYNLIEPPKLTQFSKFHHDFNDLKVYCIDSETAHEIDDGISIEKLNNNLFTLHIHIADPSSIFLNHEKNSDIQNLLNMALSKSFTTYLPDLVSPMLPKSFCKLSDLGYDNQKTATISFSVNVEVDSNNESIKILHNTFKVRLGIVSKFPSNTTYDNVDRILSNSTEENLKSGVTSDIQNDLRNLSQISNLLKKNRIQNGNAVIFGEGFNKGLVTLSCSKDGGPVINFKDQNDTKSVTLVTEMMILANSLAARLFKENKIPGIFRCYHELHLAKKAQLEFDILRENIKVNSHLPNIKEISKFGSLLNSSFYTDLPLPHQMIGAANYLTVTSPLRRFPDLVNHMQIQHFIKKKPFKYSTTDIQKMLPIIQSRDIIIRELSGKCNKYYLLNYLKEQIKKNPSQTFDVLITSVSNLGFIHCILPNFSSSMGILKLKPDLDFTPSIGDVIRNCKIDKIDALDGRLDFSMV; translated from the coding sequence ATGGTTAGAGTCTCTAGAAGTTTAAATTGGCATCAGTCAAATTggttattgaaaaattatcccAATTCACAGAATACAAAATATGATTATCCTTCTCGTAAAGCTTATACACCGCCCCTTCATAATAATGTGACAAAGCATAATAAATTAAGTaatgaagatattgaaaaaatcaaacaaacttttttaattagaaTAAAAGAACTAGACCCTTCCATTACCATCAAAGAATTACCAGAAATTACAAATGAATATCGAAAAAGATTCCTACAAAGATTCATCATTCCATCCAGTAAATGGTTTAATTCTATAGAATGGGATTCTCGTACGATTACTCctaaattttccaaatatatGTTGAATTCTACGTTCAGTTTTGATGCCTGGTATCAAAAGATTATATCAAATTCATTCAATTTAACTTTCACCAAACattcattagaattagacCCATTGAATATAGGTGacttaatattattaccgGATTCGTCAAACTTATTAATGTGTGTCGATATACCGCATAATACAAAGGATCCAAGGTATACTTTTGCCTCTAGTGatggtaaattatttttcaaaacaaGAAGTAATATTCCACTTAGAATACCCAATAAGTTgccaaattatttaatggaTTCTAGACTTTTATTCACTGAATTCGATCATGGCAATAATTCCATCGGcacaattaaaaatactcaaaatattaaaatcttaTTACCAATCATTGCTAGACAATTGGTAGTGCGACCAAtcttgaataatttaaataaatctgccaatgataaattatcaataattttaaaaaaattagaattgatTCATagattaattcaaaatggTAATGGGCCGTatcaaatttcttttttcaaattaattaaattaattgatattttaaatttaaatgatttcgataattcaaaaaaatttgatattaatttaaatttttcaaaattgttATCATccaatgaaattgaaagtttaaattcatcaacCGAGATTGATGCTTCCACGTTTTTGGCCACTTACTGGGCTATAAGATTACAGCAACAAGATTTTCTTTGGGGTAAAATACAAGTAAATAAAGCTCTATTGTCTCCAATATCAGTCACCGTGTTACCTTTGGTATTATATCATAATTactataataatttccTACAACGTTCGAACAATGCTATAAAAAATGGTAAATCGTTACTAGATTCatttattgatgatattaataatcaatctactactaatactactaataataataataataccacTATCATTACCACTACTAccactaataataataaattggattcatcaaaaaatatctcTCAAAATTATCCcgaatttattaatattttccaaaattattGTGCAGGCAATTTCgatgataattcaaaaattattgcgttaatttcaaaaatattaagaagATTAACAAAGTTTAAAGATTCGGATCTTACGAAGGATACATGTAAGGAGTTATTAGATTTATGCACTTCAAAAGGCACTTCAAAAGGCACTTCAGGAGACGCTTCAGGAGACGCTTCAAGGAACACATCTAAGGACTCTTCACAGGGCACGTCAAAGGATACGCCGAATGGTATTAATAATCAAGATCCCCAATTTAATTTACTgcataataatatagaaaTTGCGTTACCAAACTCCTCCAAATTAACAAAAGATCAAAccttattttataatttaattgagcCTCCTAAATTAACTCAGTTTTCCAAATTTCATCATGATTTTAACGATTTGAAAGTATATTGTATTGATTCTGAGACAGCTCATGAGATTGATGATGGAATTTCCATCGAAAAGTTAAACAATAATCTCTTCACTTTACATATTCATATTGCAGACCCTTCTTCCATATTTCTTAATCATGAGAAGAACTCGGATAtccaaaatttattaaatatggCACTTTCCAAAAGTTTTACCACTTATTTGCCTGATCTAGTATCTCCAATGTTGCCAAAatcattttgtaaattatcaGATTTAGGTTATGATAATCAAAAGACAGCTACAATCTCTTTCTCAGTAAACGTGGAAGTCGATTCCAATAATGaatctattaaaattttgcATAATACTTTCAAAGTAAGGTTAGGTATAGTTTCAAAATTCCCTTCAAATACAACTTATGATAATGTAGATAGaatattatctaattctactgaagaaaatttaaaatcagGTGTGACATCTGATATTCAAAATGATTTACGAAATCTTTCTCAAATTtctaatcttttaaaaaaaaatagaattcaAAATGGTAATGCTGTAATATTTGGTGAAGGCTTCAATAAAGGTTTGGTTACTTTAAGTTGCTCCAAAGATGGAGGTCCAGTTATAAATTTCAAGGATCAAAATGATACTAAATCAGTGACTTTGGTTACTGAAATGATGATACTGGCAAATTCTTTAGCTGCCAGACTCTTTAAAGAGAATAAGATCCCAGGTATATTCCGTTGTTATCATGAATTACATTTGGCTAAAAAGGCCCAATTagaatttgatatattaaGAGAGAATATTAAAGTTAATTCACACTTAcctaatattaaagaaatcaGCAAATTTggatcattattaaattcaagTTTTTATACAGACTTACCACTCCCACATCAGATGATTGGAGCTGCAAATTATTTAACTGTAACTTCACCATTAAGAAGATTCCCAGATCTTGTAAACCATATGCAAATTCAGCACTtcataaaaaagaaaccaTTCAAGTATTCAACAACTGACATACAAAAGATGTTACCAATTATCCAATCTCGTGATATCATTATTCGAGAATTATCGGGGAAatgtaataaatattatttgttaaattatttgaaggagcaaataaaaaagaatccGAGTCAGACTTTTGACGTATTAATAACATCTGTTTCGAATTTAGGATTTATTCATTGTATTTTGCCTAATTTCTCTTCCTCTATGGGTATCTTGAAATTAAAACCTGATTTAGATTTTACTCCATCTATTGGTGATGTTATTagaaattgtaaaatagaTAAAATAGACGCATTAGATGGGCGCTTAGATTTCTCAATggtttaa